The proteins below come from a single Iocasia fonsfrigidae genomic window:
- a CDS encoding maltose acetyltransferase domain-containing protein: MENVTEKEKMLAGEFYNASDEQLLSERMYARKMTKCFNESEKENKIEILKKLFGSTGEGIYIEPNFRCDYGSNIYLGDNFYANYDCTILDVCKVVIGKNCMLGPKVCIFTATHPLDAELRVSGLEYAKPVKIGDNVWIGGSAVINPGVNVGNNVVVASGAVVVKDVPDNVVVGGNPAKIIKKL; this comes from the coding sequence GTGGAAAATGTGACAGAAAAGGAAAAAATGTTGGCCGGGGAATTTTATAATGCATCTGATGAACAGCTGTTAAGTGAAAGGATGTATGCTAGAAAAATGACCAAATGCTTTAATGAATCTGAAAAAGAAAATAAAATTGAAATACTTAAAAAGCTTTTTGGTAGCACAGGAGAAGGAATTTACATTGAACCTAATTTTCGCTGTGATTATGGCAGTAATATCTATTTAGGAGATAATTTTTATGCAAATTATGATTGTACTATACTGGATGTTTGTAAGGTTGTTATAGGCAAAAATTGTATGCTAGGGCCAAAGGTATGTATTTTCACCGCTACACATCCTTTGGATGCGGAACTTAGAGTTTCAGGTTTAGAATATGCTAAACCAGTAAAGATTGGAGATAATGTCTGGATTGGTGGGAGTGCAGTCATAAATCCAGGGGTAAACGTAGGTAATAATGTGGTAGTGGCATCAGGGGCTGTTGTGGTGAAAGATGTGCCTGATAATGTAGTTGTGGGGGGAAATCCTGCTAAGATAATAAAAAAACTATAA
- a CDS encoding [Fe-Fe] hydrogenase large subunit C-terminal domain-containing protein yields the protein MAIILTSEAKCKDCYKCIRHCPLKAIGLNDDQAWVIEERCILCGRCIEICPQNAKTTVSAIDILDKYLLDGEKIAVSLAPSYLAATTYQTPWKLVAGLKELGIAVIEETALAAEIVSREYYDVCHDEGDDSLISSCCPTIVSLIEKNFHSLIDKLSPVMSPMMIHARLLSEKLGEDYKIIFIGPCFSKKEELSWDEDNPLDAVLTFEEIIEFFKDKGIEADSLADIYPDCISSRARAYPLHRGILEVAGIKGSLLGDVITVSGVEEAIEVFKDMEEGLISPRFVEALGCKGGCIGGPAMANDYGVAHRKMRLSEFIEDTPRFNEENDISPRNYQRKYRHYQQKDKLPSEEEIREILALTGKFTPEDESNCGGCGYSSCREKAVAVYNGRAEVEMCIPYMREKAESLSHAVVDSSLNGIIIVSEDMIIQEFNPTAEKMFNRKGIKPKGKYLSSFVDPADYIEVRDNQEIITDKYKEYEQYSLITRESIYPLEKYGVVIGLITDVTAEEKRKAEIDDMKLSALNKAKRVIREQMKVAQQIAGLLGESTAETKATLLELIDIMNRKEANTGEDES from the coding sequence ATGGCTATTATTTTAACCAGTGAAGCTAAATGTAAGGATTGTTACAAATGTATAAGACACTGTCCCCTAAAGGCAATTGGTTTAAATGATGATCAGGCCTGGGTAATAGAAGAAAGATGTATTTTATGTGGTAGATGTATAGAGATATGTCCACAGAATGCTAAGACGACAGTATCTGCTATAGATATTCTGGATAAGTATCTGCTTGATGGAGAAAAAATAGCAGTGAGTTTAGCCCCTTCATATCTGGCAGCTACAACTTATCAAACCCCCTGGAAATTAGTAGCTGGTCTTAAAGAACTGGGGATAGCTGTAATTGAAGAGACGGCTCTGGCTGCGGAGATAGTTAGCAGGGAATATTATGATGTCTGTCATGATGAAGGTGATGATTCGTTAATATCAAGTTGCTGTCCTACTATTGTAAGTTTGATAGAAAAAAATTTTCATAGTCTAATAGATAAATTGTCCCCTGTTATGTCACCGATGATGATTCATGCTCGTTTATTAAGCGAAAAATTGGGTGAGGATTATAAAATTATCTTTATCGGCCCCTGTTTTAGTAAAAAGGAGGAGCTCAGCTGGGATGAAGATAATCCTTTAGATGCTGTTTTGACTTTTGAAGAAATAATAGAGTTTTTTAAGGACAAAGGTATTGAAGCAGATAGTCTGGCAGATATCTATCCTGATTGTATTTCTTCAAGGGCGAGGGCCTATCCACTACACAGGGGGATACTTGAAGTAGCAGGAATAAAGGGCTCACTCCTGGGTGATGTAATTACCGTTTCGGGTGTAGAGGAAGCTATAGAGGTCTTTAAAGATATGGAAGAGGGATTGATAAGTCCCCGTTTTGTTGAGGCCCTTGGTTGTAAGGGGGGCTGTATTGGTGGGCCGGCTATGGCTAATGATTATGGTGTTGCCCATCGCAAGATGAGATTAAGTGAGTTTATAGAAGATACACCCCGATTTAATGAGGAAAATGATATTTCTCCTAGAAATTATCAAAGGAAATATCGACATTATCAGCAGAAGGATAAATTGCCTAGTGAAGAAGAGATAAGGGAGATTCTTGCCTTGACAGGTAAGTTTACCCCAGAGGATGAAAGTAATTGCGGTGGTTGTGGTTATTCCAGTTGTCGGGAAAAGGCTGTAGCGGTATATAATGGGAGGGCTGAAGTGGAGATGTGTATCCCATATATGCGGGAAAAAGCAGAATCACTATCACATGCAGTTGTTGACAGTTCTTTAAATGGCATTATTATCGTCAGTGAAGATATGATTATTCAAGAATTTAATCCAACAGCTGAGAAAATGTTTAATAGAAAAGGTATTAAGCCTAAAGGTAAATATTTATCTTCCTTTGTTGATCCGGCAGATTATATTGAAGTCAGGGATAATCAGGAGATAATTACTGATAAATATAAGGAATATGAACAGTATAGTTTGATAACCAGGGAAAGTATTTATCCGCTGGAAAAATATGGGGTTGTAATAGGATTAATTACTGATGTAACAGCAGAAGAAAAACGCAAGGCAGAGATTGATGATATGAAGCTGTCAGCCCTTAATAAGGCCAAAAGGGTAATACGTGAACAGATGAAAGTTGCCCAGCAGATTGCTGGTTTACTGGGTGAAAGTACAGCAGAGACTAAAGCAACACTTCTTGAATTAATTGATATAATGAATAGAAAAGAGGCGAATACAGGTGAAGATGAAAGTTGA
- a CDS encoding MFS transporter, with protein sequence MKVFINKDFFLVWTGQIVSQLGDRLYSIALAWWLLKKTNSPVIMGISLMCSLLPEAIIGLFSGAFIDLKNVKVIMVVTDIIRGLIILLVSCFFYYNILSVCFILIVNIAISVLSALFNPSVMSIIPCVVKKDKVIDANSLSQLIYGLTTVIGPLFGSGLVSWFGFFPVLLFNSFSFIFSGIVEYFIRYNAEVSLKKNILLDEIKKGFSFIRKDLRLIFIMKVISSIHLFVGSLMVVMPFLADDINGNGIINLGFLEMALGLGLILGSILKLSLKFNKGSKSDIILNSFILLGLSFLSLGVIYMGMCKSILPYLFFLIIVGGSISKISVNWRTILQLNVPTDLRGRVFSTANSIANLSLPAGILIYGVLMEYTVPAYVIVLNGLIILSFVLYFKSKLNYEENY encoded by the coding sequence ATGAAGGTTTTTATAAATAAAGATTTCTTTTTAGTGTGGACAGGGCAAATTGTATCACAATTAGGGGACCGTTTATATAGTATTGCACTTGCATGGTGGTTATTAAAAAAGACTAATTCACCTGTTATAATGGGTATTTCTTTAATGTGTTCATTACTACCTGAGGCTATAATTGGTTTGTTTTCTGGGGCTTTTATTGATTTGAAAAATGTCAAAGTGATAATGGTTGTGACTGATATAATAAGGGGTTTAATTATATTGCTTGTTAGTTGTTTTTTCTATTATAATATTTTATCTGTATGTTTTATTTTAATCGTAAACATTGCAATTTCTGTACTTTCAGCTTTATTTAATCCTTCAGTTATGTCAATAATTCCATGTGTTGTTAAAAAAGACAAAGTTATTGATGCAAACTCATTAAGTCAATTAATTTATGGATTAACAACTGTAATAGGGCCTTTATTTGGTAGTGGTTTAGTAAGCTGGTTTGGTTTTTTCCCAGTCTTATTATTTAATAGTTTTTCATTCATTTTTTCAGGTATTGTTGAGTATTTTATAAGGTATAATGCAGAAGTATCTTTGAAGAAGAATATTTTATTAGATGAAATCAAAAAAGGTTTTTCTTTTATTAGAAAAGATCTCAGACTAATTTTTATAATGAAGGTTATTAGCAGCATTCATTTATTTGTAGGAAGTTTAATGGTTGTAATGCCTTTTTTGGCTGATGATATAAATGGAAATGGAATTATTAATTTAGGTTTTTTAGAGATGGCTTTAGGTTTAGGTTTAATTCTTGGTTCGATACTAAAATTGTCGTTAAAATTTAATAAAGGAAGTAAAAGTGATATAATTTTAAATTCTTTTATTTTGCTTGGATTATCTTTTTTAAGCCTGGGAGTTATTTATATGGGTATGTGTAAATCTATTTTACCATATCTTTTTTTCTTGATAATTGTAGGTGGGAGTATTTCTAAAATATCAGTTAACTGGAGAACAATATTGCAATTAAATGTTCCAACTGATTTAAGGGGAAGAGTATTTAGTACTGCTAATTCTATTGCAAATTTATCTCTGCCAGCTGGGATATTAATTTATGGAGTTTTAATGGAATATACTGTTCCAGCTTATGTTATAGTTCTTAATGGTTTAATTATATTATCTTTTGTTTTATATTTTAAATCTAAATTAAATTATGAAGAAAACTATTAG
- a CDS encoding monomeric [FeFe] hydrogenase, translating into MAEVISEVTKIRRRVLTEVAALIFNNRLVEDVEGLPKKLTDEGLTSYRCCQYKEQAILQERIKLALGIDITAEDSKKRLEELARNVLDQPVARSDKPYITLIEEACDHCSIDKMFVTNACRNCVAHNCVNSCPRDAIKIVDNRAFIIREKCIECGLCAKACSYGAIVEIERPCSRACAVDAIVSGDKASAAIEEGNCVECGACIVACPFGAISYRSEIVNAIKMLRHSQSETVALVAPSFIGQFGPGVDWDVLKEGLKKLGFTRVVMVAAGADEVIREESRELLENIEFNKGVTFNSCCPSFKNLINKHYPELTAGISTTESPMLKTARLLKKSGDDDIKNIFIGPCLAKKGEAIRESNGLIDGVLTYEEIAAVLVGAGINLAKLGGEKSRRDNNLENPSIDALNFCAAGGVSKAILNSMERDGLQVKTAAGIRDCDKLLKQISRGVFKIDFMEGMGCQDGCIGGPGTMTGPAKAKGLLKKMSREVEMNV; encoded by the coding sequence ATGGCTGAAGTCATTTCAGAAGTAACCAAGATACGCCGGAGGGTCCTTACAGAGGTTGCTGCTTTAATATTTAATAATAGATTAGTTGAAGATGTTGAGGGCTTACCAAAGAAATTAACAGATGAAGGCTTAACAAGTTACCGTTGTTGTCAATATAAAGAACAGGCGATTCTTCAAGAAAGAATTAAACTTGCTTTAGGGATAGATATTACAGCAGAAGATAGTAAGAAGAGGCTTGAGGAATTGGCCAGGAATGTACTTGATCAACCAGTAGCAAGAAGTGATAAACCATATATTACTTTGATTGAGGAGGCCTGTGACCATTGTTCAATAGATAAGATGTTTGTTACTAATGCCTGTCGTAACTGTGTAGCCCATAATTGTGTTAATAGCTGTCCCCGGGATGCAATCAAAATAGTTGATAACAGGGCTTTTATAATCAGAGAAAAGTGTATTGAATGTGGCCTATGTGCTAAGGCCTGTTCCTATGGTGCAATAGTAGAGATAGAACGTCCCTGTAGTAGGGCCTGTGCTGTTGATGCAATAGTATCCGGAGATAAGGCCAGTGCTGCTATTGAAGAAGGCAATTGTGTTGAGTGTGGTGCCTGTATTGTTGCCTGTCCCTTTGGTGCTATTTCATACAGGTCTGAAATAGTAAATGCCATTAAAATGTTAAGGCATAGTCAATCAGAAACAGTTGCTCTGGTAGCCCCATCATTTATTGGGCAATTTGGACCAGGAGTAGACTGGGATGTACTTAAAGAGGGTTTAAAAAAGCTTGGGTTTACCAGGGTTGTTATGGTAGCAGCTGGTGCTGATGAGGTAATTAGAGAAGAAAGCAGGGAATTGCTGGAAAATATAGAATTTAATAAAGGTGTTACCTTTAATTCTTGCTGTCCTTCTTTTAAAAATTTAATAAATAAACATTACCCAGAATTAACCGCTGGTATCTCTACTACTGAGTCACCTATGCTTAAAACTGCTAGACTGCTTAAGAAGTCGGGTGATGATGATATTAAAAATATATTTATTGGTCCCTGTCTGGCGAAAAAGGGTGAAGCGATAAGAGAAAGTAATGGTCTAATAGATGGAGTGCTTACCTATGAAGAGATTGCTGCTGTTTTAGTAGGGGCAGGTATTAATCTGGCTAAACTGGGTGGTGAAAAGTCCAGAAGAGATAATAATCTTGAAAATCCCTCTATTGATGCCTTGAATTTCTGTGCTGCTGGAGGGGTTAGTAAGGCTATTTTAAATAGTATGGAAAGAGATGGGTTACAGGTTAAAACTGCTGCTGGAATAAGGGATTGTGATAAATTATTAAAACAAATTTCCAGAGGGGTATTTAAAATAGATTTTATGGAAGGAATGGGCTGTCAGGATGGTTGTATAGGTGGGCCTGGTACCATGACAGGTCCGGCTAAGGCCAAGGGACTTTTAAAGAAGATGAGCAGAGAGGTGGAGATGAATGTCTAA
- a CDS encoding NAD(P)H-dependent oxidoreductase subunit E has translation MLRINITVCIGSGCHVKGSRGIINILQGYIAENEAKIEIKLKACFCQGHCTEGVVVKFNEEIVTNITKDNIIDELEKRLDI, from the coding sequence GTGCTGAGAATTAATATTACTGTTTGTATTGGAAGTGGCTGTCATGTTAAGGGTTCAAGAGGGATTATCAATATATTACAGGGCTATATTGCTGAAAATGAAGCAAAGATAGAGATAAAACTAAAGGCCTGTTTCTGTCAGGGTCATTGTACCGAAGGGGTTGTAGTCAAGTTTAATGAAGAGATTGTAACAAATATCACAAAAGATAATATAATCGATGAATTAGAAAAACGTTTAGATATATAG
- a CDS encoding FMN-binding protein: protein MLSKKKVILLILGLIIIILGIKGVAYYNDLKTYQEQVNDITISQIDLSQIADGVYQGSYEVKWVAAEVKVIVKDNKIVDIELLKHKNGRGEAAEVIIPKVIEEQTLGVDVITGATSSSKVILKAIEEALSSN from the coding sequence ATGTTAAGTAAGAAAAAAGTGATTTTACTTATTTTAGGATTGATTATTATAATTTTAGGGATTAAGGGTGTAGCTTATTATAATGATTTAAAAACATATCAAGAACAAGTGAATGATATTACTATATCACAGATCGACTTATCCCAAATAGCAGATGGTGTATACCAGGGTAGTTATGAGGTGAAATGGGTTGCTGCTGAGGTTAAAGTAATAGTTAAAGATAATAAGATAGTAGATATTGAATTACTAAAGCATAAAAATGGCAGGGGTGAAGCAGCTGAAGTAATTATCCCAAAAGTAATAGAAGAGCAAACTTTAGGAGTTGATGTAATTACTGGTGCAACTTCAAGTAGTAAAGTAATACTTAAAGCAATTGAAGAGGCATTAAGTTCAAATTAA
- a CDS encoding SpoIIE family protein phosphatase: MKVDIGIASLCKKGEEVCGDTTKIIEEKDSTTVILSDGLGSGIKASILSILSTQIASRMLEKNIRLEEVFTTIADTLPICKVRGIAYSTLSILKVKIDGSAHLIEYDNPSLMLIRDNDIVSIKKIKRNIAGKEVYESFFQLELNDLLFLISDGVINAGVGGLFELGLGRDRLLDNIFKRNLTEQAADKVAKKIIGLTEACYMGKAGDDSTALVIKSRRPRSAVVLTGPPQKKRYDSQLVAKFLDYTNAQKIVCGGATGNMVARELGFEIETSLDYIDPSVPPVADIEGIDLVTEGILTLNKTVDKIKQLSEDNFNDNKNEFDGIKDGASILSKSLLKADEITFLMGSAVNPAHEELMKSLQLKPRPVIIGKLVNLLRKHGKEVNIERY; this comes from the coding sequence ATGAAAGTTGACATCGGCATTGCCAGTCTTTGCAAAAAAGGGGAAGAGGTGTGTGGTGATACTACAAAAATAATCGAAGAAAAGGATTCAACTACTGTTATATTATCTGATGGACTGGGTAGTGGTATTAAAGCCAGTATCTTATCAATCCTTTCTACTCAGATAGCTTCCAGGATGCTGGAGAAGAATATTAGGCTGGAAGAAGTATTTACAACAATTGCTGATACACTCCCGATTTGTAAGGTAAGAGGGATTGCTTATTCAACATTATCAATTCTGAAAGTGAAAATAGATGGTAGTGCTCATTTGATAGAATATGATAACCCTTCACTTATGTTAATCAGGGATAATGATATTGTCTCTATCAAGAAGATAAAGAGGAATATAGCAGGTAAAGAGGTATATGAGAGTTTTTTTCAACTCGAATTAAATGACCTGTTATTTCTGATCAGTGATGGGGTTATTAATGCAGGGGTAGGAGGACTCTTTGAACTGGGACTAGGACGCGATCGTTTACTTGATAATATTTTCAAACGCAATCTGACAGAGCAAGCAGCAGATAAGGTTGCTAAGAAGATTATTGGCCTGACAGAGGCCTGTTATATGGGAAAAGCAGGGGATGATTCTACTGCTCTTGTTATTAAATCAAGGAGACCAAGGTCTGCCGTTGTTCTGACAGGTCCCCCTCAGAAAAAGAGATACGATAGTCAGCTAGTAGCTAAATTTCTTGATTATACCAATGCCCAAAAAATAGTTTGTGGTGGGGCTACTGGTAATATGGTTGCCCGGGAACTTGGGTTTGAGATAGAAACATCACTGGATTATATAGACCCTAGTGTACCACCAGTAGCTGACATTGAAGGTATAGACCTGGTAACAGAAGGGATATTAACCCTAAATAAGACAGTGGATAAAATCAAACAATTGTCTGAAGATAATTTTAATGATAATAAGAATGAATTTGATGGTATAAAAGACGGGGCAAGTATTCTAAGTAAATCCCTTTTAAAGGCCGATGAGATTACTTTTCTGATGGGGTCAGCTGTAAATCCAGCACATGAAGAGCTGATGAAGTCACTCCAGTTAAAGCCTAGACCAGTAATAATCGGTAAATTAGTTAATCTGCTTCGTAAACATGGAAAAGAAGTAAATATAGAGAGATATTAG
- a CDS encoding MerR family transcriptional regulator, with amino-acid sequence MYTIGQLAKRFNISRSTLLYYDSIDVLKPSKRSKSNYRLYSEEKYERLAKIVSYREAGLPLKDINKIINCDNKGTEVLRQHVEKLNRDIRKIRCQQLMIIKLIEDNGLLKRLGFKRKKKWIKMLKDVSISDELADNLHRKLELDYPEEHQSFLEYLGLTKGEIDKIRGYYNK; translated from the coding sequence ATGTATACTATTGGTCAACTGGCTAAAAGATTTAATATCTCTAGAAGTACTCTATTATATTATGATTCTATTGATGTATTAAAGCCAAGCAAAAGATCAAAATCTAATTACCGACTTTATTCAGAGGAAAAATATGAAAGGTTAGCCAAAATAGTATCTTATCGAGAAGCAGGTTTGCCTCTTAAAGACATTAATAAGATAATAAACTGTGATAATAAAGGTACAGAAGTATTACGACAGCACGTAGAGAAATTAAATAGGGATATAAGAAAAATACGCTGTCAGCAACTTATGATTATTAAACTAATAGAGGATAATGGACTTTTGAAAAGGCTTGGTTTTAAAAGAAAGAAAAAATGGATAAAAATGTTAAAAGATGTTTCTATATCAGATGAATTAGCTGATAATTTACATAGAAAGCTTGAACTGGACTACCCAGAAGAACACCAATCATTTCTTGAGTATTTAGGGCTAACTAAAGGTGAAATAGATAAAATTAGGGGATATTATAATAAATAA
- a CDS encoding class I SAM-dependent methyltransferase, which produces MTKDFDCRKYWDEVAYNKEFTTPFQLNVFRKYVEKEAKVLDFGCGYGRTLHELYLNGYQNLYGTDISKNMLERAAKDYPFVNLTLKTKEKFDFEDNFFDAVIVFAVLTCIIKDEEQERLIREIKRVLKPGGIIYINDFLLNNDERNLKRYNYFSDKYKQFGVFELSEGGVFRHHSIEWIKLLTRSFEKIVFEEITYNTMNGNKSNGFYYIGKK; this is translated from the coding sequence ATGACTAAAGACTTTGATTGTCGAAAGTATTGGGATGAAGTAGCCTATAATAAGGAATTCACAACACCCTTTCAGCTTAATGTATTCAGAAAGTATGTTGAGAAAGAGGCTAAGGTATTGGATTTTGGCTGTGGTTATGGAAGGACATTACATGAGCTGTACCTTAACGGTTATCAAAATTTATATGGAACTGATATATCTAAAAACATGCTAGAAAGGGCAGCAAAAGATTATCCTTTTGTAAATTTAACACTAAAGACTAAGGAAAAATTTGATTTTGAAGATAATTTCTTTGATGCTGTAATTGTTTTTGCGGTATTGACCTGTATTATCAAGGATGAGGAACAGGAAAGATTAATTAGGGAAATTAAAAGGGTTTTAAAACCAGGTGGTATTATTTATATTAATGATTTTTTACTTAATAATGATGAACGGAATTTAAAGAGATACAATTATTTTAGTGATAAATATAAGCAATTTGGGGTATTTGAGTTATCAGAGGGGGGAGTATTTAGACATCACAGTATAGAGTGGATTAAATTATTGACTAGATCATTTGAAAAAATTGTATTTGAAGAAATAACTTATAATACAATGAATGGAAATAAGTCAAATGGTTTTTATTATATTGGTAAAAAGTAA
- a CDS encoding (2Fe-2S) ferredoxin domain-containing protein, whose translation MSEKISVEVCVGTSCHLMGSNLIMECLDRLADNIKERIDLRYVQCMDRCGKGPNVRIAGVLLDKVTPETVVEEIKKSLI comes from the coding sequence ATGAGTGAAAAGATAAGTGTAGAGGTTTGTGTTGGTACCTCCTGTCACTTGATGGGAAGTAATTTGATTATGGAATGTCTGGATAGACTGGCAGACAATATAAAGGAAAGAATTGACTTAAGGTATGTACAGTGTATGGATAGGTGTGGTAAGGGTCCAAATGTGCGAATAGCCGGTGTACTGTTGGATAAGGTTACACCTGAAACTGTTGTTGAGGAGATTAAAAAAAGTTTAATATAA
- a CDS encoding maltose acetyltransferase domain-containing protein, producing MGSEKHDRKGKNVSRRTFYNTSDEQLVKERSYARKMTKRFNQSEGEIKLKY from the coding sequence ATGGGGAGTGAAAAACATGACAGAAAAGGAAAAAATGTTAGCAGGAGAACTTTTTATAACACCTCTGATGAACAACTGGTGAAGGAGAGAAGTTATGCTAGAAAAATGACTAAGCGCTTTAATCAATCTGAAGGAGAAATAAAATTGAAATACTGA
- a CDS encoding TIGR00341 family protein → MQIVHAVFRPGEGKEAVKFLNTLGVDIQDYKLIKSETGDLLIINLLYGDADILLDNLMSRFDFKGDKERSLIIFTPDTVIPRDRKKVRKANFHASRESLITFAQEKSGINSEYVFLVIFSSIITSLGLILDNVAVIVGGMVIAPVLGPILGITIGIVLGDNKLIRKGIAAEILAVVLAVVVGAIFGLFIPNVDITSSLRIRMYPTLADLFIAMAAGAAGAYSLVKRGQPGSGLVGVMVAAALLPVMSTIGIGLSFGYTTMIIGASLLLAGNYLSLLLATLIVFYFKGVRPQMWYEVKAQKIVKKSMVFFVISVILLSVPLGILTVHQFYIEKPKDIIKSVIKERLVMDWSYRIEDIEIQGKLINAYLYADESISTDFLNDIKKEISDKLNNEYSINFKIIPIKEIKT, encoded by the coding sequence ATGCAGATTGTTCATGCGGTTTTTCGACCGGGGGAGGGTAAGGAGGCTGTTAAGTTCCTCAATACTCTTGGTGTGGATATACAAGATTATAAGTTAATAAAATCAGAAACTGGTGATCTTTTAATTATAAATCTGCTCTATGGTGATGCTGATATACTCCTGGATAATTTGATGAGCAGATTTGACTTTAAAGGGGATAAGGAAAGAAGTTTAATAATCTTTACACCTGATACTGTAATTCCTAGAGACAGGAAAAAGGTTAGGAAAGCAAATTTCCATGCCAGCCGGGAGTCATTAATAACCTTTGCCCAGGAAAAGTCAGGTATTAATAGTGAATATGTTTTCCTGGTTATATTTTCTTCAATTATTACCAGTCTTGGTTTAATACTGGATAATGTAGCTGTTATTGTTGGGGGAATGGTTATTGCTCCAGTATTGGGGCCAATACTGGGTATTACGATTGGGATTGTTTTAGGAGATAATAAGTTAATCAGAAAAGGTATTGCTGCTGAAATACTGGCAGTTGTATTGGCAGTGGTAGTAGGGGCAATCTTTGGGCTTTTTATACCAAATGTTGATATTACAAGTTCATTGAGAATCAGGATGTATCCAACACTGGCTGATTTATTTATAGCTATGGCAGCAGGTGCAGCAGGTGCTTATTCCCTTGTTAAGCGGGGGCAGCCAGGGTCTGGTCTGGTCGGTGTAATGGTGGCAGCTGCCCTGTTACCAGTGATGAGTACAATAGGCATTGGTCTTTCTTTTGGTTATACTACTATGATTATTGGTGCTTCACTATTACTGGCTGGTAACTATCTTTCTTTATTACTGGCTACCCTGATAGTTTTTTATTTTAAAGGGGTGAGACCTCAGATGTGGTATGAAGTTAAAGCCCAGAAGATTGTCAAGAAGAGTATGGTATTCTTTGTTATTTCAGTAATTTTGCTTTCTGTACCATTAGGTATACTTACTGTACATCAATTTTATATTGAAAAACCAAAAGATATAATAAAGTCAGTAATAAAAGAAAGGCTTGTGATGGATTGGAGCTATCGAATAGAAGATATAGAAATTCAGGGTAAATTAATAAATGCCTATCTATATGCCGATGAATCGATTAGTACAGATTTTCTTAATGATATTAAAAAGGAAATAAGTGATAAATTGAACAATGAATATAGTATTAATTTTAAAATTATACCAATTAAAGAAATTAAAACATAA
- a CDS encoding AAC(3) family N-acetyltransferase, translating into MYTKADIINYFSLLGINSKGTLLVHSSMKSIGDVDGGAETVIDAFVEYMKQGLLIFPTHSWGKDNLVNDIYDPLTEPSCVGILSNIFMKKTGVVRSLHPTHSIAARGKDALEYIQGEERFNTPCPRGGCWGRLYDRKAQILFLGCSLKTNTFIHSVEEWCCVPNRLANKSKRIKIINPYGNDYHVDLYGHQSTYGDVSRNYDKLRDVLLYKGIAVKGLIGDARCYLCDTVGMGDITTKFLNYDIDLFADNRPIPPNWYK; encoded by the coding sequence ATGTATACAAAAGCTGATATAATTAATTATTTTTCGTTATTGGGTATTAACTCCAAAGGGACATTATTAGTACATTCTTCAATGAAATCAATTGGAGATGTTGATGGTGGTGCTGAAACAGTTATTGATGCCTTTGTAGAATATATGAAGCAGGGATTGTTGATATTTCCAACCCATTCATGGGGTAAAGATAATCTAGTAAATGATATTTATGATCCATTAACAGAACCTTCATGTGTTGGAATTCTCTCTAATATATTCATGAAGAAAACTGGTGTTGTAAGGTCATTACATCCAACTCATTCTATTGCAGCCAGGGGTAAAGATGCTTTGGAATATATACAAGGTGAAGAGAGATTTAATACGCCATGTCCGCGAGGGGGTTGCTGGGGACGCTTATATGATAGAAAAGCGCAGATTTTATTCTTGGGTTGTAGTCTAAAAACTAATACCTTTATTCATAGTGTTGAGGAATGGTGCTGTGTCCCCAATAGACTTGCTAATAAGTCTAAGAGGATTAAAATAATAAATCCATATGGCAATGATTATCACGTGGATTTATATGGTCATCAAAGTACTTATGGGGATGTATCTAGAAATTATGATAAACTACGTGATGTTTTATTGTATAAAGGTATAGCAGTTAAAGGTTTGATTGGAGATGCGAGGTGTTATTTGTGTGACACTGTAGGGATGGGTGATATTACTACTAAGTTTTTAAATTATGATATTGATTTATTTGCAGATAATAGACCTATTCCCCCAAACTGGTACAAGTAA